The following proteins come from a genomic window of Microtus ochrogaster isolate Prairie Vole_2 chromosome 7, MicOch1.0, whole genome shotgun sequence:
- the Alox12b gene encoding arachidonate 12-lipoxygenase, 12R-type has protein sequence MATYKIKVATGTDFFSGTLDSISLTIVGTQGESHKQLLNHFGRDFATGAVDEYTMQCQQDLGELIIIRLHKEPHSFLPKDPWYCSYVQICAPNCRVYHFPAYQWMDGYETLALREATGKTTADDTLPILLEHRQEEIRAKKDFYHWRVFVPGLPNYVDIPSYHPPARRCRNPNRPEWNGYIPGFPILINIKATRFLNSNLRFSFVKTASFFYRLGPMALAFKLRGLVDRKRSWKRLKDIKNIFPATKTVVSEYVAEHWMEDSFFGYQYLNGLNPGLIRRCTQLPDKFPVTDEMVAPFLGEGTCLQAELEKGNIYLADYRILEGIPTVELNGHKQHHCAPICLLYFGPDGMMPIAIQLSQTPGPDCPIFLPNDSEWDWLLAKTWVRYAEFYCHEAIAHLLESHLIGEAFCLALLRNLPMCHPLYKLLIPHTRYNVQINSIGRALLLNKGGLSARAMSLGLEGFAQVMVRALSELTYKSLCIPNDFVERGVQDLPGYYFRDDSLAVWYAMERYVTEIITYYYPNDAAVEGDPELQCWVQEIFKECLLERESSGFPTCLRTIPELIEYVTMVMYTCSARHAAVNTGQLEFTSWMPNFPSSMRNPPMQAKGLTTLQTYMDTLPDVKTTCIVLLVLWTLCREPDDRRPLGHFPDIHFVEEAPRRSIESFRQNLAQISHNIRQRNKCLTIPYYYLDPVLIENSISI, from the exons ATGGCCACCTACAAAATCAAGGTGGCCACGGGCACTGACTTCTTTTCGGGGACCCTGGACTCCATTTCACTGACCATTGTGGGAACCCAAGGAGAGAGCCATAAGCAGCTGTTGAACCACTTTGGGAGAGACTTTGCCACTGGGGCG GTGGACGAGTACACCATGCAGTGCCAGCAGGACCTGGGGGAGCTTATCATCATCCGTCTGCACAAGGAGCCCCATTCCTTCTTACCCAAGGACCCCTGGTACTGCAGCTATGTGCAGATCTGTGCCCCCAACTGCCGTGTCTACCACTTCCCAGCTTACCAGTGGATGGATGGCTATGAGACCCTGGCACTCCGGGAGGCCACAG GAAAGACTACAGCAGATGACACACTCCCCATCCTTTTGGAACACAGACAAGAAGAGATCAGAGCCAAGAAGGACTTCTACCA ctGGAGGGTCTTTGTTCCTGGCCTTCCCAACTACGTGGACATTCCTAGTTATCACCCTCCTGCCAGGCGGTGCCGCAACCCCAACCGGCCTGA GTGGAATGGTTATATTCCAGGATTCCCGATTCTCATCAACATTAAGGCCACCAGGTTCTTAAACTCAAATCTTCGTTTCTCCTTCGTCAAGACAGCCTCCTTCTTCTACCGCCTAGGgcccat GGCGCTGGCCTTCAAACTGCGTGGCCTGGTGGATCGCAAACGTTCCTGGAAGAGACTAAAGGACATTAAGAATATCTTTCCTGCTACCAAGACTGTTGTCTCTG AGTATGTGGCTGAACACTGGATGGAGGACAGCTTCTTTGGGTACCAGTACCTCAATGGCCTCAACCCAGGCCTGATCCGCAGATGTACCCAGCTCCCAGACAAATTCCCTGTCACAGATGAGATGGTGGCCCCGTTCCTGGGTGAGGGAACCTGCCTACAAGCAGAGCTAGAG AAGGGGAACATTTACCTGGCAGACTACCGCATCTTGGAGGGCATCCCCACTGTGGAGCTCAATGGTCACAAGCAGCATCACTGTGCTCCCATCTGCTTGCTGTATTTTGGTCCTGACGGCATGATGCCCATTGCCATTCAG CTCAGCCAGACTCCTGGGCCTGACTGTCCCATCTTCCTGCCCAATGATTCTGAGTGGGACTGGCTATTGGCGAAGACGTGGGTGCGCTATGCTGAGTTCTACTGTCACGAGGCCATCGCACACTTGCTGGAGAGCCACCTCATCGGGGAAGCTTTCTGTCTGGCCCTGCTGAGGAACCTTCCCATGTGCCATCCCCTGTACAAG ctcctcatTCCTCACACCAGATACAACGTCCAGATCAACAGCATTGGGCGGGCCCTCCTTCTCAACAAGGGGGGCCTCTCTGCCAGG GCCATGTCCCTGGGCCTAGAGGGTTTCGCGCAGGTGATGGTTCGGGCTCTGTCTGAGCTCACCTACAAAAGCCTCTGCATCCCCAATGACTTTGTGGAGCGTGGGGTCCAGGACCTGCCTGGGTATTATTTCCGTGATGACAGTTTGGCCGTGTGGTATGCCATGGAGAG GTATGTGACAGAGATCATCACTTACTATTACCCGAACGACGCAGCTGTGGAGGGTGACCCGGAACTGCAGTGCTGGGTGCAGGAGATATTCAAGGAGTGCCTCTTGGAACGCGAGAGCTCAG GCTTTCCCACCTGCTTGCGAACTATACCTGAGCTGATCGAGTATGTCACGATGGTCATGTACACCTGCTCCGCCAGGCATGCAGCTGTCAACACGGGCCAG CTAGAGTTCACCTCTTGGATGCCCAACTTCCCGTCGTCCATGCGGAACCCCCCGATGCAGGCCAAGGGGCTGACTACTCTGCAGACCTACATGGACACTTTGCCGGATGTGAAGACCACGTGCATCGTGCTCCTAGTGCTCTGGACTCTCTGCCGGGAGCCTGACGACAGG CGGCCGCTTGGCCACTTCCCAGACATCCATTTTGTGGAGGAGGCCCCTCGGAGGAGTATTGAGTCTTTCCGTCAGAACCTCGCCCAGATCTCTCACAACATCCGCCAACGCAATAAGTGCCTCACCATCCCGTACTACTACCTGGACCCGGTGCTGATTGAGAACAGCATTTCCATCTAG